Sequence from the Paenibacillus riograndensis SBR5 genome:
GATGGGAGCGTGTAGTTCACCTGGCCCTCGGCTTCACTGGCTGAATCGACCGGACCGCACCCGTCCGAATAGAAGTAATGGCGGGCCGCAGCGCCTGCCGCTTCGCGGTAGGAGACCGGCAGCTCGCGGAGGGACCGCACACTTGGCCCAATGCTGACCGAACCCTTTACTCCGCTGCGGGTCAGCCTGGCGTACAGCTCCTCCGCCAGCCCCGCCGCTGGTGACGAGCTCTCCACGACCAGCCCGGCCTGATCTCCGGGCAGATCAATGAACATGGCGCCTGCCGGTCCGGCCAGCTCCCGGCAGAGCTCCGTAATATTGCTGCTGTGGCCTTCCACATGCACATACGTCCAGCCAGCGGCCTCCTCATCCAGGCGGTCCATCTGCTCGGCAGTCTCTTCATCCGGCTCCGCCCAGTGCCCCTCAAGCATGCGCGCAATGGCGAGCGGCAGCAGCCGGCTGGCCAGCATACTCTGCTGCATGGTCTGCTTAAGGCGCAGCTCCAGTTCGTCCGTAATATCGGTAAGCACCTTATCCCATTCCGCATCGACGACCGGCTTCAGCAGATAATGTCTCACCCCGTAACGAATGGCTGTTCTGGCGTATTCAAATTCGCCGTAGCCGCTGAGCACGATGAAGATCGGCTGCTCCATGTCAAGGCTGCGTACGCGCCGGATCAGCTCAAGTCCGTCAATCTCGGGCATGCGGATATCCGTAATCACAAGATCGGGCGAGCTGCGGATAATGGCGGCCAGCGCCTCCTCCCCGTTCTCGCAGGCGCCGCATACCTCGAAGCCCAGCTC
This genomic interval carries:
- a CDS encoding response regulator — its product is MYKVVLADDETFALEGLRTLTDWEELGFEVCGACENGEEALAAIIRSSPDLVITDIRMPEIDGLELIRRVRSLDMEQPIFIVLSGYGEFEYARTAIRYGVRHYLLKPVVDAEWDKVLTDITDELELRLKQTMQQSMLASRLLPLAIARMLEGHWAEPDEETAEQMDRLDEEAAGWTYVHVEGHSSNITELCRELAGPAGAMFIDLPGDQAGLVVESSSPAAGLAEELYARLTRSGVKGSVSIGPSVRSLRELPVSYREAAGAAARHYFYSDGCGPVDSASEAEGQVNYTLPSAELIEEIISAVERLHEQKAAEKLGELFSVFRENRTDPGVVQMTGMDIMLRSMELLKEFGGADDQWIGMLDFFRTEPKSLEDLQITLETALGTSMNYIRQHKERNSEHPLIRVECFLREHYSEHLTVKEIAEHFYINPVYLGQAFIKKHGISILEYIHNLRIEAAKKRLIDTHDTVRSIVESVGYVHYHHFLREFEKRTALKPVQFRAQAQGR